One window of the Zea mays cultivar B73 chromosome 3, Zm-B73-REFERENCE-NAM-5.0, whole genome shotgun sequence genome contains the following:
- the LOC100279349 gene encoding uncharacterized LOC100279349 (The RefSeq protein has 1 substitution compared to this genomic sequence) yields the protein MAAPAVEAPEASDFNGGGGGLSTGRKLVPWSSWTEWRFVRDGLFSPFPAAALRRIAAWRSRGSLPIPVDVTAAFVDIRLRDPFFRNGLAGDDALDSEEMLAMLYSMAIMRLVNGFVENPYKKTGLSISELADAVGIPRVLVDIRHESSHRSLPSLRLLRLASIKAFDWLKCIYWDRQTNSIPDVQAELRLRLHEIARFLKENNSQESKPGSKRKRSEKLVSKAMKYVRRLYYACPSEVVSVLLDLMELDAAGFESSDMQETDSLSVNHSSDTQLSISDMKTIILKLSEKEPRLLLSVLKSVIEMIDAKEDLAYKDESRSCLPAGPSKAKGLCPLVLWLVTNIKEHKDSGYIGLVHEKGVLSSDKNAIPHFCLAKLLQKLLNLSTTSERYLIDVAWLLIEMVNDSNTKEKLRKLPVLSLGRMAKSSSLPDSRTICNEQGSVENATETLELFKVQLKRQKNGGTEGSFSTSTPKKHDRWSIAKSWTPCPIGTAPCSFSSCAVLPAFDSIGHEQNSTLEHGTFEEVDHSERFEPQPEELEDESILEMPRSSPENEISDVKELMCPLKGRLLVGGFWKMVDEEELLLIKSKMKILL from the exons ATGGCGGCGCCGGCGGTGGAGGCGCCTGAGGCGAGCGACTTCAATGGCGGCGGCGGAGGCCTCTCCACTGGCCGGAAGCTGGTGCCGTGGTCGAGCTGGACAGAGTGGCGCTTCGTGCGTGACGGCCTCTTCTCCCCCTTCCCCGCCGCCGCTCTTCGCAGG ATTGCGGCGTGGCGGAGCAGGGGTTCCCTCCCGATCCCCGTGGACGTCACCGCCGCCTTCGTCGATATACGGCTGCGGGATCCCTTCTTCCG GAACGGATTGGCTGGTGATGATGCACTGGACTCAGAGGAGATGCTTGCGATGCTGTACAGCATGGCAATCATGAG GCTTGTAAATGGTTTTGTGGAGAATCCGTATAAGAAAACTGGCCTTTCAATATCTGAACTAGCTGATGCTGTTGGAATACCACGAGTTCTGGTTGACATTCGTCATG AGAGTTCCCATCGTAGTCTTCCCTCTCTACGACTGTTACGCTTGGCAAGCATTAAG GCATTTGATTGGTTGAAGTGTATTTACTGGGATCGCCAGACCAATTCAATTCCTGATGTTCAAGCAGAACTGAGGTTGAGACTGCATGAAATTGCTCGCTTTCTGAAGGAGAATAATTCACAAGAATCAAAACCAGGGTCTAAAAGGAAAC GTTCTGAGAAACTGGTATCGAAAGCCATGAAGTATGTCAGACGGCTTTACTACGCTTGTCCCTCTGAGGTGGTCTCTGTTCTATTGGATCTTATGGAACTGGATGCTGCAGGCTTTGAAAGCAGTGACATGCAAGAAACTGATAGTTTGTCTGTTAACCACTCATCTGACACTCAATTATCAATCAGTGACATGAAAACTATCATACTGAAACTTTCAGAGAAGGAACCAAGACTGCTGCTTAGTGTACTAAAGTCTGTAATTGAAATGATTGACGCCAAGGAAGATCTCGCATATAAAG ATGAATCTCGTTCGTGTCTGCCAGCTGGGCCATCCAAAGCGAAAGGATTATGTCCCTTGGTTCTATGGCTTGTCACAAACATTAAAGAGCATAAGGATTCAGGCTACATTGGACTTGTTCACGAGAAAGGGGTACTTTCTTCAGACAAGAATGCAATCCCTCATTTTTGCCTTGCAAAACTTCTGCAGAAGTTATTGAATCTATCCACTACAAGTGAAAGATATCTCATAGACGCAGCATGGTTGTTGATTGAAATGGTCAACGATAGTAATACGAAGGAGAAATTGAGGAAACTTCCTGTGTTGTCTCTGGGAAGGATGGCTAAATCTTCTTCCCTCCCAGATTCAAGAACCATATGCAACGAACAGGGATCAGTTGAAAACGCAACAGAGACACTCGAATTATTCAAAGTGCAGTTGAAGAGGCAGAAGAATGGTGGCACTGAAGGATCATTCAGTACGAGCACCCCAAAGAAACATGACAGGTGGTCCATAGCAAAATCATGGACTCCCTGTCCAATAGGAACAGCACCCTGTTCATTTAGTTCATGTGCTGTTCTTCCTGCCTTTGACAGCATCGGTCATGAACAAAATTCTACATTAGAACATGGGACCTTTGAGGAGGTTGATCATTCTGAAAGGTTTGAGCCTCAGCCCGAGGAGTTGGAGGATGAAAGCATTCTGGAAATGCCAAGGTCATCACCAGAAAATGAAATTTCAGACGTTAAAGAATTGATGTGTCCTTTGAAGGGTAGATTGTTGGTCGGTGGCTTTTGGAAAATGGTAGACGAAGAGGAGCTGCTCTTGATAAAATCGAAGATGAAAATTTTGTTGTAA